The region AGTTCGTCCACCTCTCGTACAATTTTCTCGTCAGCAGCGACTCCGAATGTCTCTTTCGCCATAGCTACGACAAGCTAAAAATAGTATACACCAAGTGTACGGCGCTTTCAATTCGTTAGAGGTAATTCAGCAAACCATGAGAAATCTTCTATGACACCCTCACGAGAAGCAACGGCGGTGCATAGTGGAGTGTCACACCGACCTTCGGCGGAAGCGCCGCGACTTCTTGCACTCTCGGCGTACTACGCTCGGGAATACGACCTCGTAGCGGTCGAAGACCTGAACGTGAAGGAGATGATGGATCGCCATCGAATAGTCGCAACACTGCGTCTACCGCGTGGCGAACGTTCCTCTCGTTGCTCGAATACAAGTGCGAGCGTGAAGGAACGTACTTCGTCGCGGTCAACCCGAGAGGGACGACCAAGGAGTGCGCGTCGTGCGGCGTTTCGACCGACAAGCCATTGTCGGTACTTCCCATCGTTCCTGATTGCTGACTCAATTTCTGGAGGGAAACGAGCGAGATCGGAGTGACCGATTCATGGGTCGAACAAGGACGGCGTTCTCACAGCAGTTAGAGCGCCGTCAGTCCAGACAAGAGGCGAAGCTGTCGCTCACGGACAGGGCTGCTACTGGACGCGGGCAGCTTCAGCCCGCGTCCAGCTGGCTGTATGTCGCCGAGATGCCGACACCGTTGGTTGGCGCTTCCCACTTCCGGCCCAACCTGTCGTCGAGAGCATGGTCAATCCACTCGCGGAATACTTCGAAGCGGAACCAGACAGGGAGTGCTCGCCCGCCGCGCCGCGGCGGGGCGAGCACGCCCCATCGCACGATCAGCCAGAGATTCCGCAGGAGGAAGCTCACGAAAACGAACAACAACCACACGGTTGGATCAGTCGTACTCGTCCGCGCACGTGCTTCGCGCATCGTTCAGAAGACTGTCTCAATCGCTGAACGTTTCTCGTAGAGGGCTTCGACTTCCTTGGGCGTGCGATCGGTCAGATCGCACGCCACGCAGGCCCGGACGAGCAACCCGTGCTTGCCTCAGTTGCCCTGTTGATAGGAAACACAGACCGCGAGCGGGAAGCGCAGTTCCCGCTCGCTTCCTTCATACATCACGCACTCCGTCCAGTAGGAAACCGTCGTGTCCAGTTTCTCGGCCATCTGTTTCCCACGGCGGATGATCGGGAGAGCGACTGGTGCTGTGGCATCCAGTCGCTCGATCGAAGAGCCGTCGTAGAATCCACGGTCAGCAAGGAGTCCAGCCACGTCGAATGGAAGGACTGCGACGTGGTCGGGCAGTCGCTCGACCGCGTCGCTTTTGGGTTCATCACTGCGGACGGGAGTGACTGCGACGGCAAGCGGTTTCGCCCGACAGAGGACGAATCCAGCGAGGTAGCGATGGCACTGAGAGGTGCCATCGCGGGGTTTCGTGTGGCAAAGTTCGCCAGCCTCAGCGTGTGGACAGCCGTGGTAGTGGATATCGACGAAGTCGAGGCAGATGATCCTCGGGCCGGGGCCGAGGATCATCGCCGCCTGCTGGGCGAAGAGGTCGTTAACGACGGTTTCGAGTTCGTTAGGTGGGACGGTGTGAAGCTGAGCGAGTGTGTAGTCGTCGGAATACGTTCCACGAGTGGTGTCGGTGACAGCCTTGATGGATTTTTGATCGACAGCGGCTTGCAGGAGTGTCTGCCGGATGATCCCGGAGTCGAAGCCGCAGCCTTCGACTCCGGGGATCGGTATCTCGGCGAGGAGACTCTCCGCTAAGGTTTCAACATCTGAAGCCGTAAGGACAGTGTCTGGATGGTAGAGGCAATTCACAACACCCATCCAGACGCTCTCTACGAATCTAACCCCATCAGTCTTGACTAACTCCTGACTCGATGAGAACTACCGATTGTGGGTCGGTGAACACTCCTGCCCCGGCTGCGGGTTCGAGGCGGACAGGGACGTGAACGCGGCGTGGAACATCCGTTCTGGCGGTCCACAAGATGTAGGAGTGGGACACTCCGAACGAACGCCTGTAGAGACTGCGCTCCCTATGGACACCTCCGTGTCTGCAAAGTGCGTCGTGGAAGCAGGAAACCCAACCCTCAAGGAGCGAACAGCGTCAGCCGTGAGGGAGTAGGGGAGGGTAGTTCACTCGAGAGCTTGGTGGTACGGTTTTTGTGCGATAGTTGCACGGATTTCAGCAATCGCGTCACGGCCGGCGGTACTGCCGCCTCCACCACAGCGAGTACTTCCCGCCGCGATATCTTCACACCAGACTCGGTGAGCGCGTCCTCAGGACGGGCGTTGAGTTCCCTGATGGTTCCCACACTCAGCAAATACGGAACGGACCACGCGGCGATCGTATTCCCGTGCGTGAGTGGCATCGCCTCGATGTACGCTTGGGCGTCATCGAGGAACGTCTCAGCGTGAGAGGCAGTCCGTTCGACGACCTTCGCTGCTGATTTTCGGTTACTGGGACAGAGGAGATCACCTTGGTCGATCCCTTCGTCAGCGAGCCACTCGGCGGGGAGGTAGACGTTGTTTTCCTCTGTGTAATCGTCGTACACGTCTTTCGAAACGTTCACCAGCTTGCAAGAGGAGTCCAAACTCGTCCGCTGTGTCGTACAGCTTTCGAGGGCGTTTCTGAGAGACGCTCCCTCGCGTGAGGAGATTCGTAATAAGCCTGCCGACGGTACCAGCAGCGTAGTAACAGTATTGTTCGAGTTCGGAGCGATCGTTGATACGGAGTCCACCAGTGTCTGCGTAGCGCTCAACAAACATTGACATTCCGTTAACCATCTCCCGGACCAGCGGAACAACGGCCGTCTGTACGGATTCTGGTTGGTTGGTGAACGTCGCCCAAAGCGTCGGTAACTGAGCGACGACAGACCAGTCGGCGTTGCGGTCGGCTGACGGTGGCAACCAGCTGTCGACAGCTGCCCGGAACTCCTTCATCGTCCCGTTGCTGGAGGGATCGAGCGCGGCGTCGAACGTTTGGAGGAGATCCACCTGCGATTCAGGTGAGATATGACCGGCGTCTTCAATGGTATCAGCAACCCGACATAGAAGATACCCCAAGCAGATCTGCGAAGACATTGGCTCTTCCAGTATGTCGACGGTCAAGGCAAAGGTACGTGAGACGCCCTGTACTGCTTCGTGACACCACGCGATATTTGACTCAGGAGATGGAGCAGGCACCATTTCGGGATCCTATAGTGTAGTGAGGAAATGTATACAGAACAGAAATCCAAATCCACCGGATACTGCCACCGAAATGGGCAGTACTGTTTTTTGTTGGGTACCGCATATATGATGCCCGGGATACAGGGCAACCAAGCCGACAAGTGGAATAAACACGCGTGAGAGTCTCGCCGAGATCAAGTTGACGAGGATATAGAGATAGTTCTCTTCGTTCCACGCCCGTACCGTATTTCTCAACGATTCTTGTAACTCATTCATATCAGATGAATGCCTAATATACGAATTCTTGTCGGATATTCAATTGGCGTGTTTAAATCATTTGGGATCTCTTGCTTAATGTCGTGCGAATCCGCTATATGGTAGCTCCTATCGTTTCTGACTGTTGATTCAATTTCTGGATTGACATGAACGGGAGCCGAACTCGAGGAAGGCGTTCCTTCGGGCGAATTCGACGATCTTGTTTCCCTGCTTTCGGACGTGCTAACGCGTTACTGTCGATTCACCGCCGTCTTCTTCGATATCGTCTTCATCTGGGATGATCGGAACCCGTGCTTCCAGCGCGATGCCACGGTCAACGGCTTCTTGTGCAATACCCGTAGCTGCAGCAGTGAGCGTCCGTTTGGTTTGTTCGCTGAACTGCTTCCACGCATACGAGAGTGATTGCTGGGACGGTGCCTTCTCCAAATCGAGTGTCTTCAGGAGTGATGGTAGGTTTTCGAGACGATCTGCGACCTCGCTCTGGGCGAGGTCGTAGATCTCCCGATAGAGATACACCCGAGCCAACGGTTCAGTGCCGTTTGCGGATTTGTGTTGCTGGCGACTATCGGTGAGTCCGTCAACTGGAATCGATACCTCTCCGAGAACACGCCAGAGATGATCCACTGTTTCACAGACTTCTCCAGCGTGATAGACGATCGCCCCCGCGAGCGCGGGGGCGTCGTCACCTGCCGACATCCGTTTTGAAGTCATCGTAGTTCTGGGCGCGGCGGCGAGCGGTTTCAAGTCCTCACATTAGTCGCAAAAACGACCGTTTCAGAATCTGACCGAACTCATAACTGTCTCGTCATACGGTACTGTCGCCCAACGAATCTATCAACAAGCTAGTGGTTGGTAGAATTTGAGATCCCGAAAAAGTGGACTTTCCCTTTGCACAGTAGTTGAGACTAGCTCTCTCAATGCATAGAGCCCAGGCCAGTTGCTCGACTTGCCGACAAGCCGTATGATACTCAGACCCCCCCGCGCACGAATTCAGCAGTTACACTGAGGAGAAGTACGACTGACCGAAGCGAAGCAGATCTCGGTCAAATTCGTCCGGGTCGTCGACTCGAAAGTGGAAGAGCTGATTTCGCATATCCCCGATTCCAAGCACTAGCTCGCGAATTACATCCTGTTGATCATCGAAGAGTGATTCGAATTCTGCCCAGTGAATCGAGATGAATTGGGCATAGTGTGCGTAACTACAGTGCTCGATCGACGCTGGCGTTGGCAGTGGGTGTTCCTCGTCGAACGTTTCGGCCAGCTGCTCCGACAGCGCATCACCGAACACCCGCGTGAAAATCTCGCGCAACTGCATCTCGATGGACTCGATCAACAGGAATGGCTCGAGCATCTGTTTCAGTCGCGTCAGGAGGTCGTAGTCGGTCAGAATCCGCCACTCGTCATCTCGATTTACCACGATGTACGTATACTCTGCGAGTGAATCGAATACGGCAAGAAGGTTCTCGTCTTCACTGATGGTGTGTGCATCTTCGACGGCCGCTCCGACCGAGATCTTGTCGAGCGTTTTGTGTCCGACCTCCAGCCGCTGGAATGCAAGGAGGGTCCGGACCACGGACCTGTAGGTGACAATCCCGACGAGTTCGCTGTCACGTTCGACACCAATCTGGGTGTAGCTGTTCTCGAACATCCGACGAAGCGCCGATTCGAGCCCGAGGTCATATTTGACGGTCTGGAGGGTGTTCTCGATGGGCAGGTCAGCGATTGTGTACATGGATGCTCAGAAAGTTGGCCCGTAGCTAACTATGCGTTTCCGTCCGTATCCAATCGACCGCTGTGTCCACGTTCACTGGTGTTCGGTTAACCTCGAATCGACGGTTTTGTACGGTTTGAGCACGGCCGGCCCCACCGCGTACGCCCGACTCAGGCAATCTTGAACCACACAGAATACTACTGAGAGTGTTAACTGACTCGATGGAAATTCTGCTATCCCATGAGAGCGTGGAACAAGATATGGGACGCAAGAGACCGATCCGTGTTTCGTGCCGTCGAGCACGTTTAACTGACTGGTCTAAGTGCGTAAGAAGCCGAGGATTGGGCGCTACAGCCCGGATGCCGCGGGGCGCGGCATCCGGGAAAGCCCGCATAGGTGAATCTCTGTTCCATGCACTGGCGTCCCGGAGTGAGAATCAATGTACCTTGGAATTGATGTTCACAAGCGGCACGCACAGGTGGCAGTAATGGATGAAGACGGTGAGATTGTCGAAGAGGTTCGCGTCGAGAACGCGAACCTCGACGAACTCGCCCAGCGGTACGCTGGTGCCGAGGCCGTCATCGAAGCGACCACCAATTACTACCACATCCACGACACGCTGTCAGAGCATTTGGATGTGACTGTTGCTCACCCTGGGAAACTCTCGCTGATCGCAAACGCGGACAAGAAGACTGATCGCGTCGACGCTAAAGAGTTGGCGCGGATGGGTCGGTTGAATTCAGTGCCGGAGAGTTACGTTCCGACCGACGAAATCAGGAAGCCCGCGCACGAGTGCGCGGGCGACAGAAACTGGTAGAGACTCGGACCGACTACGCCAACAAGATCCACGGATTGTTATCCGAACACGGGATCACGCGTGAGATCAAGCCGCTGAGTGTATCGGGGCGAGAGTCCCTTCGGGACCTCTCGCTCCCGACGCCGTGGGACGAGTTGTTAGCGTCGTATCTCACGATGATCGAGACACTGACCGAAGAGATCGAGCGACTCGAAGCTGCAATCGAAGAGCGCGCTGGGTCTCTGAAGGAGACCCGCTGCTGATGACGATTCCCGGCGTAAGCTACTATTCGGCCCTGATGATCTACGCCGAAGTCGGCGATATAGGGCGGTTTGATAGGGACAAAGAAGTCGTGAGTTACGCTGGATTGAACCCGGTGATCCGCGAGTCAGGCGACTCGCGGATCGAAGGTGGTATCTCGAAACGTGGATCCCGGCAGTTACGCTGGATCCTCGTCCAGTGTGCGCGCACAGCCGTCCATACCTGCAACGATGAGTATCTTAGTCGGTTCTACGACCGATTAGCGGGAAAGAAAGGATCGCAAAAAGCGATCGTCGCAACTGCTCGCAAGTTGCTGGTGTCTATCTTCCACATGCTCGACCGAAAGGAGGTGTATAACCCGCCAGGTGTGAGTGTCTGACCGCCGCCGGTCCGGCGGCGGTCAGTAGCCGGGTCGCAGGCCGCATCAGCCACAGCTACCGCACACGATGTCTCCCGCCTGCCACTGATTGAGATCAACATCAGCCTTTCGTCTGGTCATTTCCTAGATTTTGGGTCCAATCAGCGCACCGGTCCAAAATACTATGTCGTCAACGGTGGTTTGTTCAGGTAGCAGAATTTCCATAGGCGAACACGGACAATCCACGTTATTCAGTAGTCCGAGAGATCTGATTGTTGGTGTGATTGTCTGCCAGTGAGCACGTACGGTGCAATAGTTCTAAAGAACTCTGCGAGGAGGACAAGCAGTATTGGGCCAAGAAAAATACCGTAGAAGCCGAATGCGATCGGTCCGAGTATATACGCAAACATCAGTAGGCCAATATGCGTCCGGTTGCCGCTCACATACGGGCGAATCAGAAAGTCAGGAATCGTATCGACGACTACGAACGCTAAAAGGAGAAACAGAATCACGAAGCCAAACGCGCTTGGCTGACCACTGGCGACGGCTGCAACCGCGAGAATCGCTCCGACGGGGAGATACACGATTTTCATCCCAACAACTGGAATTAAACTTCCTGCTCCTGTGAGTGCACCGACTAGGGGCGCAAATGGAACTTTTACTGCTCCGGGTGCAACGAGATTATATCCAGAAAAGACAAGAATCCCGATAATTCCCGTCACAAATGCGTTCAGGATATTACCGAAGAGAATAGAAGACAGTTCATCGTCAACAGCTACTGCGTATGACTCGACAACGCCTGATTCATCAAAATTGTCGAGGAACCAGCCTACGAGCTGCGAACCATCGGTGAGTAAATAATACGTTCCGGCCAGAAGAATGAATCCATGGAGTGCTGCGTTTGCGATGAGGCCTACTGAATCAATCAGCGTAGTCACTATTCGTTCTGCCCACGTTTGAACTGCGGGATTGTTGAGAATCGCTGCAACCTCCTCAGGACTCATTGCAGTATGTCACTGATCTCTAACCCTACAAGTGGTGCCGGAAGTCCACTCCCTTGTGCCGACTGCAGTGCAGAGAGATATGCTGCACCAGGACCGTTCCCGCCGACGAAGCGCTGGATCTCGGGTACCACTAGCACAAGGGTATAGGTGAGCAAGAAGAGAAACGGCAGCAGGAAAACAGCAATCGTAGTCACTGCAAGCACCTGACGGCGATAGGGAAGGTAACGGCCTTGGAGTCGCGATGGAAGCGAGAAGTTATCGAGCTTTCGATAAATTGGGCGGCTTGCATAGTAGAGAAAAACCGTGAACACGAGCGTCGCCTGAAACTGAATTAAGACAAAAACGACAGCAATCAGCAATCCTACCCCTCCTATTCCGAAAAGAATTCTTCGCCGTAGTCTTGCGTCGTAATTCATTCAGCTAATGATTACAACGGTATGGAAAAGGTATGTTGATATTGGAGTGCTGGCTTTCGCTCGTTAACCTACAATCGTGGTTGGCTCATTTATCGCCCAGAAGACAATGCGAAAAACATCATGACGCAATCGCCGTGAGAAACCAAGACGACATCTGAATTGTCGGCTGATCTGCTTGAACCCAGCGAGACACCGTCACGGAGGTTGTCTAATGTTTACAAAAAGAGCGATCACCACCGACAATCAAAGAGGAAAAAGTAACCACGGGGGCTATCTGAAAAGACGACCAGCACGCCACTCCCACAGTGACTCAACTGATATCCAAACCAATATCCAGAGGGCGGTCAGGCCCACCACAAGAACTGTAGTTGAGAGCACCCCGAACGGTTCTACCGTTCTGAATAGGAGGGGTGTGAAAATGAGGATCAGGACTACAACAGATCCCAATCCGGCGAGTGCACATACAAAGTGCTCAATCCGTGAAGGGGTGGATAGCTGATTGCTAGCTGGTCTTGCCTCCTGACTGACCGAGAATGGTTTGCTCATACATACCACCTTCTGAATAAAGCTTCGTGATTGTCATATAAAAAATCTTGGTAGCTATTCACACAGCCTGAGGATTCCTCCGCTTTCAGGCGGGGAGAGGATGTTACACCCCGTATATTATCATAGGAGACGTGCCAACGCTTGTGTCTATGCTCTCGTCCTTCCTTGTCCCGCTTCAATCGCACGGAATTCACCGAAACAGTGGCAGTAGTCGCTGCAGCAGTCATCGTCGGTGCTGTGATCTGGTTCCTGGGAAAACGCCTGAGAACCCGACTTCGAACGGAGAACGCCGAAGTCGTCCGGGCGGGACCCCTCCTGGTTGTGGCAAGCGTCGCCGCCGTCGTCTTGGTGCTCCGATGGAATGCGGCTGGGACCGCACTCTCGGTCGTTGGTGTGCTTGAATTCGGTATCGAGGCTGGTGTCCGCCTCCTACTTACGATACTCCTGTTCGTCGCCGCGTACACCGTCACCCGTATCCTGAAGCGGTTCCTCCTCGGCAGTGGCAGCTCGAAACACCGCGTCACGTCCGACCACCAGCGTCGGGTCAGCTACTACGTCACTCAAGTCGTGATCTACGTTTTCGCCGTATTCGGAACGTTCTCACTGTGGGGTGTCCAGCTAAGCGATCTTCTGCTAGGAGCCGGCGTCCTGGGTATCGTGCTGGGGTTTGCGGCCCAGGAGACGCTCGGATCGATCCTCGCGGGGTTTATCCTCATGCTCTCGCGCCCGTTCGCCATCGGGGACTGGGTCCGAATCGGCGATCACGAGGGATTCATCACCGAGATCACCATCAACAACGTCCGCCTCCGTAATCTCGACGGCGAACACGTTGTGCTCCCGAACGAAGCCGTGAACAATCGAACGATCATCAATCGCAGTATCGAAGGAAAACTTCGGCTCCGGGTCGAAGTCGGGATCGATTACGACGTTGATCCCGACCATGCCGAAGCTGTCGCTCTGGACGCACTCACGGAACTCGAGGAGATCATGACTCAGCCCGCCCCGCAAGTACTCCCGGCTCGATTCGACGATTCAGCCGTGATACTCGAACTGCGATTCTGGGTCGACAAAACCGACTCCACAACGGAAATGGCGAGCCACGCAAGTCGTCATCCACAATGTCAAGGCCGCGTTCCGACGGGAGGGAATCAAGATCCCGTTCCCGCAACGTGAACTCATGGGGAGGAAAGAGACCGGTGGCTTTCGAGTCGTTGACGACGAGCTGAGCGGCCAACCTGAGGTGGATTCATACCCGCCGACCTCATCGACAGATCGATCCGAGTGAGCAGGAGCAGCGTCTCTTCCTTGATCACCTACTTCCTTCAAGTCGCAACGGACACAGGAGACGGCTATAACACGGGAACGATTAGTGAAGCCGATAGCGACAACAAACTCGACACAGAACCAAAATTCCGAGTGTTACCACAGCCGAAAGAATGGGTCGCGCGAGATCCGGATGGATGATCCGGACATCGTACGAGGGCTCCTGCAGTCGCTGCTGTTCGTCACGCAAGCCAGGGATACGCCTGTCGTCCAGACTAAGAGCTACGATGAGGTTGAAGAGGCACTGATCGACACGATCGTCTCAGGATTGTTCGCAGATGAATCGATGTCATCTAGTGTCTGATTCGGACACTCGTGGGTGAACGCTGAGCATTCGCCTACCGCTCTCAGTGGTTGACATCCTCCCCCCGCGAGCAGGTTCGCGGCGCGACGCTCC is a window of Haloarcula pelagica DNA encoding:
- a CDS encoding CBS domain-containing protein; translation: MYTIADLPIENTLQTVKYDLGLESALRRMFENSYTQIGVERDSELVGIVTYRSVVRTLLAFQRLEVGHKTLDKISVGAAVEDAHTISEDENLLAVFDSLAEYTYIVVNRDDEWRILTDYDLLTRLKQMLEPFLLIESIEMQLREIFTRVFGDALSEQLAETFDEEHPLPTPASIEHCSYAHYAQFISIHWAEFESLFDDQQDVIRELVLGIGDMRNQLFHFRVDDPDEFDRDLLRFGQSYFSSV
- a CDS encoding mechanosensitive ion channel family protein, whose protein sequence is MAVVAAAVIVGAVIWFLGKRLRTRLRTENAEVVRAGPLLVVASVAAVVLVLRWNAAGTALSVVGVLEFGIEAGVRLLLTILLFVAAYTVTRILKRFLLGSGSSKHRVTSDHQRRVSYYVTQVVIYVFAVFGTFSLWGVQLSDLLLGAGVLGIVLGFAAQETLGSILAGFILMLSRPFAIGDWVRIGDHEGFITEITINNVRLRNLDGEHVVLPNEAVNNRTIINRSIEGKLRLRVEVGIDYDVDPDHAEAVALDALTELEEIMTQPAPQVLPARFDDSAVILELRFWVDKTDSTTEMASHASRHPQCQGRVPTGGNQDPVPAT